From the Prionailurus viverrinus isolate Anna unplaced genomic scaffold, UM_Priviv_1.0 scaffold_33, whole genome shotgun sequence genome, one window contains:
- the LOC125158264 gene encoding uncharacterized protein LOC125158264, with the protein MASRSYPVCSPGSAMAHPSSVVSSPPLPTFPLSVTRPQAVPRSRVLPQTRLFSPAPYSRRTAALTRSAPPREGLPEQRPNVGRSQERPLDPAAAGAPRPRPEASPPQKKLARQASSSVSGMVENGDTRLAPGFTLHDPVPAPANAAAFRGLPGPGGFHSLHRMSFRQRNRLSPCGPSTSRTPLCSWGLALPTRAPPVLEAVIYPNIIPVKTKLFNMEITHIVLALSSAFHCGARDVPSMYGKQLAGTFSIGQNSGVPPQCPMVSLHGVQPSRL; encoded by the exons ATGGCGTCACGCAGCTACCcggtctgttctcccggatcagcaatggCGCACCCGTCCTCCGTCGTCAGCTCTCCTCCGCTCCCCActtttccactctccgtgaccaggccccaggccgtACCTCGCTCCCGAGTTTTGCCTCAGacgcggctgttttccccggccccttactccCGAAGGACTGCGGCCCTGACCCGCTCCGCCCCTCCGCGGGAGGGTCTCCCTGAGCAACGGCCGAATGTCGGCCGCAGCCAGGaacgcccgctggaccctgctgctgccggtgccccgagaccgCGGCCCGaggccagcccgccccagaaaaagttggCGAGACAGGCTAGCAGCAGCGTGTCGGGGATGGTGGAAAATGGCGACACACGTCTGGCCCCAGGCTTCACCCTCCACGACCCTGTTCCAGCACCGGCGAACGCggccgccttccggggtctgccgggaccaggtggcttccaCAGTCTCCACCGAATGTCCTTCCGGCAGCGGAACCGCCTCTCCCCGTGCGGCCCGAgcacctcccggaccccactctgctcctggggactcgcccttcccaccagagcaccgccag TACTG GAAGCGGT CATCTATCCAAACATCATCCCTGTCAAAACGAAATTGTTCAATATGGAAAT AACGCACATCGTGTTGGCTTTGTCGTCAGCCTTTCACTGTGGTGCACGTGACGTGCCCTCCATGTACGGAAAACAGCTTGCTGGAACGTTCTCCATTGGGCAAAACTCAGGCGTGCCACCACAGTGTCCTATGGTCTCTCTTCACGGGGTCCAGCCTTCCCGGTTGTGA